A single region of the Deefgea piscis genome encodes:
- a CDS encoding anaerobic C4-dicarboxylate transporter family protein has translation MIALELLVVLSAILLGARISGIGLGVMGGLGLAILVFGFGLQPTSAPIDVMLMIIAVITTAGCLQAAGGMDFLVRIAEKILRRNPKRITFFAPLVTYCFTLFAGTGHVAYAVLPVIAEVAHESGVRPERPLSIAVIASQAAITASPISAATVALLALLSPAGIHLGDILQIAIPATLIGTMAGALMASRQGCELHLDPVYRERLERGDFAQEKDREQSALPKGARRSVWLFFIAVVSVVLLGSFPELRPSWVVDGETIKLNMSQAIEMVMLSAAALILICSKVNPEEVIKGSVFRAGSAAVIGIFGVAWMGDTFIQGNLAFFSGSIKDIVTAQPWLFAVALFGMSILLYSQAATIRAMLPLGIALGLPTPALIAMFPSVNGYFFIPNYPTVIAAINFDRTGTTKIGKYLLNHSFMLPGLVCSITSVGSGFILIKFLF, from the coding sequence TTGATTGCTCTTGAATTATTAGTCGTCTTATCGGCGATCTTACTCGGTGCGCGAATATCCGGAATTGGCCTTGGCGTCATGGGCGGCCTAGGCTTGGCGATTTTGGTATTTGGCTTTGGTTTACAACCCACCTCAGCCCCTATTGATGTCATGCTGATGATTATCGCGGTCATCACCACAGCGGGCTGTTTACAAGCTGCGGGTGGTATGGATTTTCTGGTGCGTATTGCCGAGAAAATTCTGCGCCGTAATCCTAAGCGAATTACTTTTTTTGCGCCTTTAGTCACCTACTGCTTCACTTTATTTGCCGGTACTGGCCATGTGGCGTATGCCGTTTTGCCGGTGATTGCCGAAGTCGCGCATGAATCGGGCGTTCGCCCTGAACGACCTTTGTCGATTGCAGTGATTGCATCACAAGCGGCGATTACTGCCAGCCCAATCTCTGCGGCAACTGTGGCGCTATTGGCCTTATTGTCGCCAGCGGGGATTCATTTGGGCGATATTTTGCAAATCGCGATTCCGGCCACCTTAATCGGCACGATGGCCGGTGCTTTAATGGCCAGCCGCCAAGGGTGCGAGTTGCATTTGGATCCGGTGTATCGCGAACGCCTTGAGCGCGGTGATTTTGCGCAAGAAAAAGACCGCGAACAAAGCGCATTGCCGAAGGGGGCTCGCCGTTCAGTGTGGCTGTTTTTTATTGCCGTCGTCAGCGTGGTTTTGCTGGGCTCATTCCCTGAGCTGCGTCCATCGTGGGTGGTTGATGGAGAAACAATCAAACTCAATATGTCACAAGCCATCGAGATGGTCATGCTCTCTGCTGCCGCATTGATTTTGATCTGCAGTAAAGTGAACCCAGAAGAAGTCATTAAAGGCTCAGTGTTTCGCGCAGGTTCTGCCGCGGTGATCGGGATTTTTGGTGTGGCTTGGATGGGGGATACCTTTATTCAAGGCAATTTGGCATTCTTCTCTGGCTCAATTAAAGACATTGTGACTGCGCAGCCTTGGCTATTTGCCGTGGCGCTCTTTGGGATGTCGATTTTACTGTACTCGCAAGCGGCAACGATTCGCGCCATGCTGCCACTCGGGATTGCTTTAGGGTTACCAACGCCAGCCTTGATTGCGATGTTCCCAAGTGTGAATGGTTATTTCTTTATCCCCAACTACCCCACCGTCATCGCTGCGATCAATTTTGACCGCACCGGAACGACGAAAATCGGCAAATACCTCCTCAATCACAGCTTTATGCTGCCCGGTTTAGTTTGCTCAATTACGTCAGTCGGTAGCGGTTTTATTTTGATTAAGTTTTTGTTTTAA
- a CDS encoding sulfurtransferase, translated as MHAVISVQQLQQQFNDPKLVIIDCRHDLSDPQAGRNAYLASHIKGAYFLHLDEDLAGVLTGHNGRHPLPDPAVLAKKLGALGIDAQSHVVAYDASGGPFAARLWFLLRWLGFERCQVLDGGWAAWLQAEGALASGPATMPAQKEFLVQLQPDYIVNVDAVLANLSVPQFTVIDARSAERFAGRGETLDAIGGHIPGAKNRFFMLNLDQGYFKSSEQLHNEWRDLMGDIPSTEWVQQCGSGVTACHNLLAMELAGFKGGRLYAGSWSEWCSDASRPMVLSSELA; from the coding sequence ATGCATGCAGTGATTAGCGTTCAGCAGTTACAACAGCAGTTCAATGACCCGAAACTGGTGATTATTGATTGCCGGCATGATTTAAGTGATCCACAAGCAGGACGTAATGCCTATCTGGCGTCGCATATTAAGGGGGCCTATTTTTTGCATTTGGATGAAGACCTTGCTGGCGTATTGACTGGCCATAATGGTCGCCATCCATTACCTGACCCTGCGGTATTGGCCAAAAAACTCGGTGCTTTAGGGATTGATGCACAGAGTCATGTCGTTGCCTACGATGCCAGCGGCGGCCCATTTGCTGCACGCTTATGGTTTTTGCTGCGTTGGCTCGGGTTTGAACGTTGCCAAGTACTCGATGGTGGTTGGGCCGCTTGGCTGCAAGCCGAAGGCGCGCTCGCGTCAGGGCCTGCAACAATGCCAGCTCAAAAAGAATTCCTCGTTCAGCTGCAGCCAGATTACATTGTGAATGTCGATGCGGTGTTGGCTAATTTAAGCGTGCCGCAATTTACCGTGATTGATGCGCGTAGTGCCGAGCGTTTTGCCGGGCGCGGCGAAACACTCGATGCTATCGGTGGACATATTCCGGGGGCTAAAAATCGCTTTTTTATGCTGAATTTGGATCAAGGCTACTTTAAATCGAGCGAACAATTACACAATGAATGGCGCGATTTAATGGGCGATATCCCAAGCACAGAATGGGTGCAGCAGTGCGGTAGTGGTGTTACTGCTTGCCATAATTTATTGGCAATGGAATTGGCAGGATTCAAAGGCGGGCGCTTATATGCCGGATCTTGGAGTGAGTGGTGTAGTGATGCCAGTCGCCCAATGGTGTTATCGAGCGAACTGGCATAA
- a CDS encoding YbdD/YjiX family protein, with the protein MPKAPLLMLAQRIQQTFRLMVGVQDYAHYLAHMAAKHPELTPMDKKAFYRAAIDARYPGKSGKLSKCPC; encoded by the coding sequence ATGCCTAAGGCGCCGTTGTTGATGTTAGCGCAGCGCATTCAGCAGACTTTTCGCTTGATGGTTGGAGTGCAAGATTATGCGCACTATTTGGCGCATATGGCAGCCAAGCATCCGGAATTAACGCCAATGGATAAAAAAGCTTTTTATCGTGCGGCCATCGACGCGCGTTATCCGGGCAAAAGCGGCAAGCTGAGTAAATGCCCTTGTTAA
- a CDS encoding carbon starvation CstA family protein, with protein MQSIKEKAIWLFIALMGAAAFGTIALNRGESINAVWLIVAAMSCYAIAYRFYSRFIAQKVLELNDQRLTPAEKHSDGLDYVPTNKWVLFGHHFAAIAGAGPLVGPVLAAQMGYLPGTLWLLAGVMLAGAVQDMIILFISTRRDGKSLGEMIKAELGSVAGVIAMIGILLIMVILLAVLALVVVKALVGSPWGTFTIAATIPIAFFMGIYMRYIRPGQIAEISIIGFVLLMLAIIYGGDVAQNPTMAAMFTLKGETLAWSLIIYGFVASVLPVWLLLAPRDYLSTFLKIGTIVGLAIGIIYVAPTLKMPSVTQFIDGSGPVFAGNIFPFLFITIACGAVSGFHALVASGTTPKMIERESHIRPIGYGAMLMESFVAVMALIAACVLEPGIYFAMNAPAALIGKTAAEAATVISSWGYIITPEMLTQMAKDVGETTILSRAGGAPTLAVGMAHILSQVFGGPTAMAFWYHFAILFEALFILTTIDAGTRVCRFMIQDLLGTFVPALGNTQSWPANLIATTLAVSGWGYFLYQGVIDPLGGINTLWPLFGIANQMLAGIALILATTVLVKMKKQRYIWVTLLPTLWILVITMTAGWHKLFNASPKIGFLAHADKFKGALAQGELLAPAKTAVQMQQIIVNDYVNASLCAIFMAIVITMLLAALRVIHQAWQAEHSTVQEAELQLRGDEAPANA; from the coding sequence ATGCAGAGCATCAAGGAAAAAGCCATCTGGCTTTTTATTGCTTTAATGGGCGCGGCCGCATTTGGCACGATTGCGCTCAATCGAGGTGAATCCATTAACGCGGTGTGGCTGATTGTGGCTGCAATGTCGTGTTATGCGATTGCTTATCGCTTTTATAGCCGCTTTATTGCACAGAAAGTATTAGAGCTCAACGATCAACGCCTCACTCCGGCAGAAAAGCACAGTGATGGCTTAGATTATGTACCGACCAATAAATGGGTGTTGTTTGGTCACCATTTTGCAGCGATTGCGGGGGCGGGGCCTTTAGTGGGGCCGGTGCTTGCGGCGCAAATGGGCTATTTGCCCGGCACTTTATGGCTGCTGGCTGGCGTGATGCTGGCTGGTGCGGTGCAGGATATGATTATTTTATTTATCTCGACACGGCGCGATGGTAAGTCCTTGGGGGAAATGATTAAGGCCGAATTAGGCTCGGTGGCTGGGGTGATTGCGATGATTGGCATTTTGCTGATTATGGTGATTTTGCTCGCGGTCTTGGCCTTGGTGGTGGTGAAGGCGCTGGTGGGTAGTCCTTGGGGCACGTTTACCATTGCGGCGACGATCCCAATTGCCTTTTTTATGGGCATTTATATGCGCTATATCCGGCCCGGACAAATCGCTGAAATCTCGATTATTGGCTTTGTTTTATTGATGCTGGCGATTATTTACGGCGGCGATGTGGCCCAAAACCCAACGATGGCGGCGATGTTTACGCTCAAAGGCGAAACCTTGGCCTGGTCGCTGATTATTTATGGCTTTGTCGCTTCGGTATTGCCGGTTTGGCTATTGCTCGCGCCACGGGATTATTTGTCGACTTTTTTAAAAATCGGCACCATTGTCGGTTTGGCTATTGGGATTATCTATGTGGCACCGACGCTAAAAATGCCAAGTGTGACGCAGTTTATTGATGGTTCTGGTCCGGTGTTTGCCGGCAATATTTTCCCGTTTTTGTTTATCACCATTGCCTGTGGTGCGGTATCGGGATTTCATGCGCTGGTGGCGTCAGGCACCACGCCAAAAATGATCGAACGCGAAAGCCATATTCGTCCGATTGGTTATGGCGCGATGCTGATGGAATCCTTTGTGGCGGTGATGGCTTTGATTGCCGCTTGCGTGCTTGAGCCGGGGATTTATTTTGCAATGAATGCGCCTGCGGCGCTGATTGGCAAAACCGCAGCGGAAGCGGCCACGGTGATTTCGAGTTGGGGTTATATCATTACCCCCGAAATGCTAACGCAAATGGCCAAAGATGTCGGTGAAACGACGATCTTGAGCCGTGCCGGTGGCGCGCCAACACTCGCCGTGGGTATGGCGCATATTTTAAGCCAAGTTTTTGGCGGCCCTACGGCGATGGCCTTTTGGTATCACTTTGCCATTTTGTTTGAAGCGCTGTTTATTTTAACCACCATCGATGCCGGTACCCGCGTTTGCCGATTTATGATTCAGGATTTACTCGGCACGTTTGTTCCGGCATTAGGCAATACGCAAAGCTGGCCAGCAAACTTGATTGCCACCACGCTGGCAGTATCGGGCTGGGGCTACTTTTTGTACCAAGGGGTTATTGATCCGCTCGGCGGGATTAATACCTTGTGGCCTTTATTTGGGATTGCCAATCAAATGCTGGCAGGGATTGCGCTGATTTTGGCGACCACAGTCTTGGTAAAAATGAAAAAGCAGCGTTATATCTGGGTGACTTTGCTGCCTACGCTGTGGATTTTGGTGATTACGATGACGGCAGGCTGGCATAAATTATTCAATGCCAGTCCGAAAATCGGCTTTTTGGCGCATGCCGATAAATTCAAAGGGGCACTGGCACAAGGTGAATTACTCGCTCCAGCCAAAACAGCAGTGCAAATGCAGCAAATTATCGTCAATGATTATGTCAATGCCAGTCTGTGCGCCATTTTTATGGCGATTGTCATTACCATGCTGTTGGCGGCGCTGCGGGTGATTCATCAAGCGTGGCAGGCCGAGCACTCAACTGTACAAGAGGCTGAGCTGCAATTGCGTGGCGATGAGGCACCGGCCAATGCCTAA
- a CDS encoding lytic polysaccharide monooxygenase — MNKKQLSGLLASSFLVSSGALLMPQMVSAHGSMEVPVSRGLSCFNEGPETLKSAACEAAAATSGKQMLYDWPGTSQLPNGNHQAFVPDGQLCGGGRSDYAGLNLARTDWATTPIAPDANGNFEFIFNGTAPHQTRDWQLFVTRDGWNPNTALKWADLEKFCTLGNVPVDSNKRYKLQCKLPAKKGQHIIYLVWQRSDSAEAFYSCSDVNFTGGVSTFKELGQIRSAQDLSANTKVTFRLFDQDGRDLESTSTTLGFDSFTGLQTNLAANWPYTLAQQVNSVSKYVSIGVLQSNNTINPVKSTQDNRVYNRSGLAVSYQIDIASPGGTTPTPVPTATPTAKPSASPTPTATPTAIPSTSPTPTATPTAKPSTSPTPTATPTATPVTPTTSPAATCAPAWNTATTYAAPNTKVSYNGRLYSNKWWTAGEVPTASGQWGVWKDLGICK, encoded by the coding sequence ATGAATAAAAAACAACTTTCTGGCTTACTGGCCAGCAGCTTTTTAGTTTCAAGCGGCGCACTACTCATGCCGCAAATGGTTTCAGCTCACGGCTCAATGGAAGTTCCGGTGAGCCGCGGATTAAGCTGTTTTAATGAAGGCCCTGAAACACTCAAATCAGCCGCTTGCGAAGCCGCTGCTGCCACCTCAGGCAAGCAAATGCTTTATGATTGGCCGGGCACCAGCCAATTGCCTAATGGCAATCACCAAGCCTTTGTGCCAGATGGCCAGTTGTGCGGGGGTGGTCGTAGTGACTATGCTGGTTTAAATTTAGCGCGCACCGACTGGGCGACAACGCCAATAGCGCCTGATGCTAACGGTAATTTTGAGTTTATTTTCAACGGTACAGCACCGCATCAAACACGCGATTGGCAGTTGTTTGTCACTCGTGATGGCTGGAATCCAAATACCGCATTGAAATGGGCTGACTTAGAAAAGTTTTGCACCTTGGGTAATGTGCCTGTCGACAGCAATAAACGTTATAAATTGCAATGCAAACTCCCAGCCAAAAAAGGTCAGCATATTATCTATTTGGTTTGGCAACGTAGCGACAGCGCAGAAGCATTTTATTCTTGCTCTGATGTCAACTTCACCGGTGGCGTATCGACCTTTAAAGAGCTAGGGCAAATTCGTTCGGCACAAGACTTAAGCGCCAACACCAAGGTCACTTTCCGCTTATTTGATCAAGATGGGCGCGATCTAGAGAGCACTAGCACTACCTTGGGCTTTGATTCGTTCACTGGTTTACAAACCAATCTCGCGGCGAACTGGCCTTATACCTTGGCGCAACAAGTCAATAGCGTTTCCAAATATGTCAGCATTGGCGTATTGCAAAGCAATAACACCATTAACCCAGTAAAAAGCACACAAGATAACCGCGTTTACAATCGCAGCGGCTTAGCAGTGAGCTATCAAATTGATATTGCATCGCCTGGCGGCACAACACCAACGCCGGTACCAACAGCGACGCCGACCGCCAAGCCAAGCGCTAGCCCAACGCCAACTGCTACACCAACGGCGATACCAAGCACCAGCCCAACACCCACTGCAACGCCAACGGCCAAGCCAAGCACTAGCCCAACGCCAACTGCAACACCGACGGCAACGCCAGTGACACCAACGACTAGCCCTGCTGCGACTTGCGCTCCGGCTTGGAATACTGCAACCACCTATGCCGCGCCTAATACCAAAGTGAGCTATAACGGCCGCCTGTATAGCAATAAATGGTGGACTGCGGGTGAAGTGCCTACGGCTTCTGGCCAATGGGGCGTCTGGAAAGACCTCGGCATCTGTAAATAA
- the hisN gene encoding histidinol-phosphatase — protein sequence MIPSPQQIAFAQKLADASAAVIARYYRTGLAIDDKLDDSPVTQADREAEQVMRALIQAERPDEGIIGEEFGAERENADWVWVLDPIDGTKAFITGRPLFVTLIGLLYRGQPVLGLINQPIAKERWLGVIGQGCTLNGETITVSQINDLARARVGTTGPQYFSARSWSLFNPFQAQGRFTVYGGDGYQYALVATGGLDVVIEEGLKLHDFAAVAPVVIAAGGMMTDWQGQTLVKNSVGQVIASNGPVLHQLALAAMQNA from the coding sequence GTGATTCCCAGCCCACAACAAATAGCTTTTGCTCAAAAACTAGCCGATGCTAGTGCCGCCGTGATTGCGCGTTATTACCGTACCGGCTTGGCCATTGACGATAAGCTCGACGACAGCCCAGTTACGCAAGCTGATCGTGAGGCAGAACAAGTCATGCGCGCTTTAATTCAGGCTGAACGGCCCGACGAGGGGATTATTGGCGAAGAATTTGGCGCTGAGCGAGAGAACGCCGATTGGGTATGGGTACTCGATCCGATTGATGGCACTAAGGCCTTTATCACTGGGCGACCGTTATTTGTGACTTTGATTGGTTTGCTCTACCGAGGTCAACCCGTGCTAGGGCTGATTAATCAACCGATTGCTAAAGAGCGCTGGCTCGGTGTGATTGGCCAAGGTTGCACTCTCAATGGTGAAACGATCACCGTGAGCCAAATTAATGATTTAGCGCGAGCACGGGTAGGCACCACAGGTCCGCAATATTTTTCTGCACGCAGCTGGTCTTTATTTAATCCATTTCAAGCACAGGGCCGCTTTACTGTGTATGGCGGCGATGGCTATCAATATGCCTTGGTCGCTACGGGTGGCTTGGATGTGGTTATTGAAGAAGGCTTAAAACTGCACGATTTTGCCGCGGTTGCACCGGTGGTGATTGCTGCTGGCGGCATGATGACCGATTGGCAAGGGCAAACTTTAGTCAAAAACTCGGTCGGGCAGGTGATTGCAAGTAATGGGCCTGTGTTACATCAATTGGCTTTAGCGGCGATGCAGAACGCTTAA
- the bfr gene encoding bacterioferritin, with product MQGDKKILKMLNSVLGNELIAINQTFLHARIYKNWGYQHLNSKVYHQSIDAMKQADKLIERILFLEGLPNLQELGKLLIGEDVAEMLACDLKLYSGMLGTLRDTIKACEQAQDYVSRDLLAHLLEEEEEYVDWLETQQTLIKDMGLANYLQSQAFGE from the coding sequence ATGCAAGGCGATAAAAAAATACTCAAAATGCTCAATAGTGTGCTGGGCAATGAATTAATAGCCATTAATCAAACCTTTTTGCACGCCCGAATTTATAAAAACTGGGGCTATCAACACCTCAATAGCAAGGTTTACCATCAATCAATTGATGCCATGAAACAAGCCGACAAACTCATTGAACGTATTTTGTTCTTAGAAGGTTTGCCCAATCTGCAAGAACTAGGCAAGCTACTGATCGGTGAAGATGTTGCCGAAATGTTAGCCTGTGATTTAAAACTCTATAGCGGCATGCTCGGTACGCTACGCGATACGATTAAGGCGTGTGAACAAGCGCAAGACTATGTCAGTCGCGATCTGCTGGCGCATCTTTTAGAAGAGGAAGAAGAGTACGTCGACTGGCTAGAAACCCAACAAACCCTGATCAAAGACATGGGTTTAGCCAATTATCTGCAATCACAAGCTTTTGGCGAATAA
- the bfr gene encoding bacterioferritin, whose amino-acid sequence MQGHPAVLQALNGLLAAELSSIDQYFIHSQMYHNWGYDKLFTRIDHERQDEIGHATLLIKRILFLDGTPNMAERTPLRIGQNVAQMLQLDLETEYDVAAALKKSIAICEKEHDYVTREILVTLLDDTEQDHAHWLEQQLLLIRQISLENYLQSQM is encoded by the coding sequence ATGCAAGGTCATCCAGCCGTTTTACAAGCGCTCAATGGCTTACTCGCTGCTGAGCTGAGCTCAATTGATCAGTATTTTATCCATAGCCAGATGTATCACAACTGGGGTTATGACAAATTATTTACCCGCATCGATCATGAACGCCAAGATGAAATTGGCCATGCCACACTACTCATTAAGCGCATTTTATTTTTAGACGGCACGCCGAATATGGCGGAGCGCACGCCATTACGCATTGGACAAAATGTCGCGCAAATGCTGCAGCTTGATTTAGAGACCGAATATGACGTGGCAGCAGCACTGAAAAAATCGATCGCGATTTGCGAAAAAGAGCACGACTATGTCACTCGCGAAATTTTAGTGACTTTGCTCGACGATACCGAGCAAGACCACGCGCATTGGTTAGAGCAACAATTATTGTTGATTCGCCAAATCAGTTTGGAAAACTACCTGCAATCGCAGATGTAA